In Necator americanus strain Aroian chromosome IV, whole genome shotgun sequence, the following proteins share a genomic window:
- a CDS encoding hypothetical protein (NECATOR_CHRIV.G14656.T1) — translation MAMNIPKSGYNRFMKEGAQHFQGTDEAVLRNIDACMELASQLKSAYGPNGMNKMVINHIEKLFVTNDAATILKELDIQHPAAKIIIMASQMQEKQVGDNTNTVVILAAALLEHAAQLISMGLTPQEVASGYEQAADKALEILPSLVIKEASDLRNLPLVKQFLRSAITSKQYDNEEIIAELVAKACVQTVPKNSFNFNVDNIRICKILGSGVNASMVMNGMVFKRGVEGEVKQVNNARVAVFTCPFDLTQTETKGTVLIENAEELMGFAKGEESEVESQVKGLADNGVQVVVAAGKFGDLYLHFLNKYKIMAVRLTSKFDLRRLCRTVGAQAQARICAPPVNLLGTCDSVCVKEIGEENVVVFDNQGEKGKVATIIIRGSSQSRIDDVERAVDDAVNTYKALTKDAKLLPGAGAVEIEVARQIESFGEKCAGLEQYAIKKFAYALETLPKCIAENAGMDATDMLTKLNAAHEAGQQNAGIDIWKHEVMDAGENHIFDLYAGKKSAIKLATDAAATILKVDQIIIAKQATGGPKPRGPKPQDEDDDGMA, via the exons ATGGCAATGAACATCCCGAAATCGGGGTATAATCGCTTCATGAAGGAAGGAGCACAA CACTTCCAAGGAACTGATGAAGCGGTGCTTCGAAACATTGATGCTTGTATGGAATTGGCTTCACAGCTGAAGTCTGCTTATGGACCGAACG GAATGAACAAAATGGTCATTAATCACATTGAGAAGCTATTTGTGACCAATGATGCAGCCACCATTTTGAAAGAGCTGGACATTCAACATCCTGCTGCTAAAATCATCATTATGGCCAGTCAGATGCAGGAGAAACAA GTCGGAGATAACACTAACACAGTCGTGATTCTTGCTGCCGCACTTCTCGAACATGCCGCTCAGCTTATTAGCATG GGTCTCACTCCTCAAGAAGTCGCATCTGGCTACGAACAAGCTGCTGACAAAGCTTTAGAGATCCTTCCTAGTCTTGTGATCAAGGAGGCTTCTGACTTAAGAAATCTTCCGCTG GTCAAACAATTCCTACGATCTGCTATCACTTCCAAACAATATGACAACGAAGAAATTATTGCTGAGCTAGTTGCGAAAGCTTGCG TGCAAACTGTACCCAAGAATAGCTTCAATTTCAATGTTGACAATATCCGAATCTGTAAGATCCTAGGATCGGGAGTGAATGCATCGATG GTTATGAATGGAATGGTTTTCAAACGTGGAGTGGAAGGTGAAGTGAAACAAGTGAACAATGCCCGTGTTGCAGTATTCACATGCCCATTCGACTTGACGCAAACAGAAACGaag GGCACAGTTCTCATCGAAAATGCCGAAGAATTGATGGGATTTGCGAAGGGGGAAGAAAGTGAAGTTGAGAGCCAAGTGAAAGGCTTGGCCGATAACGGAGTTCAG gttgttgttgctgctggAAAGTTTGGAGATCTCTACCTACATTTCCTGAACAAGTATAAAATTATGGCCGTTAG GCTTACTTCTAAGTTCGACCTCCGCCGTCTCTGCCGCACTGTCGGAGCTCAAGCCCAAGCGAGAATT TGTGCTCCTCCTGTTAATTTGCTCGGCACTTGTGACTCAGTTTGCGTAAAAGAAATCGGTGAGGAGAATGTGGTGGTGTTCGATAACCAG GGAGAAAAGGGGAAGGTAGCCACTATCATAATTCGTGGATCGTCTCAGTCACGAATTGACGACGTTGAGAGGGCCGTAGACGATGCTGTGAACACCTATAAAGCTCTTACGAAGGATGCAAAG CTTTTACCCGGGGCTGGTGCTGTGGAGATTGAAGTGGCGAGACAAATCGAATCTTTCGGGGAGAAGTGCGCAGGACTTGAGCAGTATGCTATCAAGAAGTTTGCCTATGCTCTGGAAACACTACCGAAGTGCATTGCAGAAAACGCTGGGATGGAT GCCACGGATATGCTTACCAAGCTTAATGCAGCCCATGAAGCTGGACAACAAAATGCTGGAATTGATATTTGGAAGCATG AAGTTATGGATGCTGGAGAGAACCACATTTTTGATCTTTATGCTGGGAAAAAGTCTGCCATCAAACTCGCTACTGATGCCGCGGCTACAATTTTGAAAGTGGATCAG attattaTTGCAAAACAGGCAACTGGTGGACCGAAACCACGCGGTCCGAAACCCCAAGATGAGGATGACGATGGAATGGCCTAA
- a CDS encoding hypothetical protein (NECATOR_CHRIV.G14656.T2): MNIPKSGYNRFMKEGAQHFQGTDEAVLRNIDACMELASQLKSAYGPNGMNKMVINHIEKLFVTNDAATILKELDIQHPAAKIIIMASQMQEKQVGDNTNTVVILAAALLEHAAQLISMGLTPQEVASGYEQAADKALEILPSLVIKEASDLRNLPLVKQFLRSAITSKQYDNEEIIAELVAKACVQTVPKNSFNFNVDNIRICKILGSGVNASMVMNGMVFKRGVEGEVKQVNNARVAVFTCPFDLTQTETKGTVLIENAEELMGFAKGEESEVESQVKGLADNGVQVVVAAGKFGDLYLHFLNKYKIMAVRLTSKFDLRRLCRTVGAQAQARICAPPVNLLGTCDSVCVKEIGEENVVVFDNQGEKGKVATIIIRGSSQSRIDDVERAVDDAVNTYKALTKDAKLLPGAGAVEIEVARQIESFGEKCAGLEQYAIKKFAYALETLPKCIAENAGMDATDMLTKLNAAHEAGQQNAGIDIWKHEVMDAGENHIFDLYAGKKSAIKLATDAAATILKVDQIIIAKQATGGPKPRGPKPQDEDDDGMA, translated from the exons ATGAACATCCCGAAATCGGGGTATAATCGCTTCATGAAGGAAGGAGCACAA CACTTCCAAGGAACTGATGAAGCGGTGCTTCGAAACATTGATGCTTGTATGGAATTGGCTTCACAGCTGAAGTCTGCTTATGGACCGAACG GAATGAACAAAATGGTCATTAATCACATTGAGAAGCTATTTGTGACCAATGATGCAGCCACCATTTTGAAAGAGCTGGACATTCAACATCCTGCTGCTAAAATCATCATTATGGCCAGTCAGATGCAGGAGAAACAA GTCGGAGATAACACTAACACAGTCGTGATTCTTGCTGCCGCACTTCTCGAACATGCCGCTCAGCTTATTAGCATG GGTCTCACTCCTCAAGAAGTCGCATCTGGCTACGAACAAGCTGCTGACAAAGCTTTAGAGATCCTTCCTAGTCTTGTGATCAAGGAGGCTTCTGACTTAAGAAATCTTCCGCTG GTCAAACAATTCCTACGATCTGCTATCACTTCCAAACAATATGACAACGAAGAAATTATTGCTGAGCTAGTTGCGAAAGCTTGCG TGCAAACTGTACCCAAGAATAGCTTCAATTTCAATGTTGACAATATCCGAATCTGTAAGATCCTAGGATCGGGAGTGAATGCATCGATG GTTATGAATGGAATGGTTTTCAAACGTGGAGTGGAAGGTGAAGTGAAACAAGTGAACAATGCCCGTGTTGCAGTATTCACATGCCCATTCGACTTGACGCAAACAGAAACGaag GGCACAGTTCTCATCGAAAATGCCGAAGAATTGATGGGATTTGCGAAGGGGGAAGAAAGTGAAGTTGAGAGCCAAGTGAAAGGCTTGGCCGATAACGGAGTTCAG gttgttgttgctgctggAAAGTTTGGAGATCTCTACCTACATTTCCTGAACAAGTATAAAATTATGGCCGTTAG GCTTACTTCTAAGTTCGACCTCCGCCGTCTCTGCCGCACTGTCGGAGCTCAAGCCCAAGCGAGAATT TGTGCTCCTCCTGTTAATTTGCTCGGCACTTGTGACTCAGTTTGCGTAAAAGAAATCGGTGAGGAGAATGTGGTGGTGTTCGATAACCAG GGAGAAAAGGGGAAGGTAGCCACTATCATAATTCGTGGATCGTCTCAGTCACGAATTGACGACGTTGAGAGGGCCGTAGACGATGCTGTGAACACCTATAAAGCTCTTACGAAGGATGCAAAG CTTTTACCCGGGGCTGGTGCTGTGGAGATTGAAGTGGCGAGACAAATCGAATCTTTCGGGGAGAAGTGCGCAGGACTTGAGCAGTATGCTATCAAGAAGTTTGCCTATGCTCTGGAAACACTACCGAAGTGCATTGCAGAAAACGCTGGGATGGAT GCCACGGATATGCTTACCAAGCTTAATGCAGCCCATGAAGCTGGACAACAAAATGCTGGAATTGATATTTGGAAGCATG AAGTTATGGATGCTGGAGAGAACCACATTTTTGATCTTTATGCTGGGAAAAAGTCTGCCATCAAACTCGCTACTGATGCCGCGGCTACAATTTTGAAAGTGGATCAG attattaTTGCAAAACAGGCAACTGGTGGACCGAAACCACGCGGTCCGAAACCCCAAGATGAGGATGACGATGGAATGGCCTAA
- a CDS encoding hypothetical protein (NECATOR_CHRIV.G14657.T1), whose protein sequence is MSTEDAGVVTEVGAIMSKETDHKSQYEKLSAVMEKLFPKKITNEADVAPLVTLMKTVIAIEAGSQVVSRQLITAIVAQVESCKQDETLRILAESVLSVLDTTSIAFDEQKCAIRTILAGLHEGAGRFVEAAETLRKISTDSAQRPCSPAQKMSLYLRIGRLLLDSGDYAEAEQYVNRASLLQTEKDCDVFNVEYKAIYARVLDGRRKFTDAAQRYHELSLVADLPEADQKTALSRSITCTILAAPGSARSRMLNTLFKDPRAALLPSFSLLEKLYLDRLIKANELVEFERELQPHQRTNEHGQSIVEGVIVEHNMTAVSRLYNNIALPTLAELLGISPEKAEEIVAQMISSERLAGHIDQLEGFVHFEQRDPLKLWDEQIMSFCQLVNKVSDMITQRHPELAR, encoded by the exons ATGTCAACAGAAGATGCCGGCGTGGTAACAGAGGTTGGAGCGATCATGTCGAAAGAAACTGACCATAAGTCACAGTACGAAAA ACTTTCTGCAGTAATGGAaaaactttttccaaaaaagataACTAACGAAGCCGATGTAGCACCTCTTGTAACTCTCATGAAAACCG TAATTGCAATCGAAGCTGGTAGTCAAGTAGTGTCCAGACAGCTGATCACAGCAATTGTTGCTCAAGTAGAGTCATGCAAACAAGATGAGACTTTGAGAATTTTGGCTGAATCTGTTCTAAGTGTGCTCGACACAACAAGTATTGCCTTTGATGAGCAG aAGTGTGCAATTCGTACGATCTTAGCCGGACTTCACGAGGGAGCTGGACGTTTTGTAGAGGCTGCTGAAACACTGCGAAAAATTTCCACTGATAGTGCACAGCG ACCATGCTCGCCTgcacaaaaaatgtcgctcTATCTTCGTATCGGTCGGTTGTTATTAGACAGTGGTGACTATGCGGAAGCAGAGCAGTATGTGAATCGCGCTAGTTTACTGCAAACAGAGAAAGACTGCGATGTATTTAACGTAGAATATAAG GCTATTTATGCTCGTGTACTGGACGGCCGACGCAAATTTACTGATGCTGCTCAGCGCTATCATGAGCTATCTCTGGTGGCCGATCTTCCCGAAGCTGATCAAAAAACAGCACTTTCTCGTTCGATCACGTGCACGATTCTGGCAGCACCAG GGTCAGCTCGATCACGTATGCTAAACACTTTGTTCAAAGATCCGCGGGCTGCTCTGCTTCCGTCATTTTCGCTCCTTGAGAAGCTGTACTTAGATAGATTAATCAAAGCGAATGAG TTAGTCGAGTTTGAACGTGAGCTGCAACCTCACCAAAGGACTAATGAACACGGTCAATCAATTGTTGAAGGAGTGATCGTAGAACATAACATGACTGCTGTATCAAGGCTTTATAACAACATTGCTCTTCCGACGCTTGCCGAACTTCTGggaatttctccagaaaag gcgGAGGAGATAGTGGCGCAGATGATCTCAAGCGAAAGGTTGGCGGGTCACATCGACCAGCTGGAAGGCTTTGTACATTTTGAAC AACGTGACCCCTTGAAATTGTGGGATGAGCAAATTATGTCGTTCTGTCAGTTG GTGAATAAAGTCAGTGACATGATTACACAACGTCATCCGGAATTAGCAAGATGA